The following proteins come from a genomic window of Ornithinimicrobium cryptoxanthini:
- the sigM gene encoding RNA polymerase sigma factor SigM: protein MTVATPDLLALSDKELLQRHNEGDADAFGELFRRHKDRMWAVALRTVRDPEIAADAVQDGFINAFRRAGSFRGDAAVTTWLHRIVVNAALDRVRRIKPTADLADHDPVEPRDHHRSVEVRLDVREALEQLPEGQRMALVLVDMHGLSVAEAARVLEVAEGTVKSRCARGRAAMAQLLEPA from the coding sequence GTGACGGTGGCGACCCCTGATCTGCTCGCGCTCTCCGACAAGGAGCTCCTGCAGCGGCACAACGAGGGCGACGCCGACGCCTTCGGTGAGCTCTTCCGCCGCCACAAGGACCGGATGTGGGCGGTGGCCCTGCGCACCGTGCGTGACCCCGAGATCGCCGCTGACGCGGTCCAGGACGGCTTCATCAACGCGTTCCGTCGCGCTGGGTCCTTCCGCGGCGACGCGGCTGTGACGACGTGGCTGCACCGGATCGTGGTCAATGCCGCCCTCGACCGGGTGCGCCGCATCAAGCCCACGGCCGACCTCGCCGATCACGACCCCGTCGAGCCCCGCGACCATCACCGCAGCGTCGAGGTGCGGTTGGACGTCCGGGAGGCACTCGAGCAGCTGCCCGAGGGACAGCGGATGGCGCTCGTCCTGGTGGACATGCACGGGCTGAGCGTCGCGGAGGCGGCCCGGGTCCTCGAGGTGGCCGAGGGCACCGTCAAGTCACGATGTGCCCGTGGCCGGGCAGCCATGGCCCAGCTGCTGGAGCCGGCATGA
- the trxB gene encoding thioredoxin-disulfide reductase, translated as MITIPTQPVTPIESDGEVRDVIIVGSGPAGYTAAIYAARANLRPLLFEGAVTAGGALMNTTDVENFPGFENGIMGPELMLAMRAQAERFGAELVRDDVVGMELDDAVKTVTDASGGVHRARAVILSMGSAYRELGLADEKRLSGHGLSWCATCDGSFFREQDIAVVGGGDSAMEEATFLTRFARSVTVLHRRDELRASKIMVERAENDPKITFAWNTEVTALHGDPKLTGVTLRDTVTGQEREAEFGAVFVAIGHDPRNELIQGQVHLDDAGYVLVEGRTTQTNLAGVFACGDLVDHSYRQAVTAAGSGCSAALDAERFLATLEANQAIAELVH; from the coding sequence ATGATCACGATCCCCACGCAGCCGGTGACCCCGATCGAGTCCGACGGCGAGGTGCGAGACGTCATCATCGTCGGCTCCGGTCCAGCTGGTTACACCGCTGCGATCTATGCTGCCCGCGCCAACCTGCGGCCGCTGCTGTTCGAAGGGGCCGTCACCGCTGGTGGCGCCCTGATGAACACCACCGACGTGGAGAACTTCCCGGGCTTCGAGAACGGCATCATGGGCCCTGAGCTGATGCTGGCCATGCGCGCCCAGGCCGAGCGCTTCGGTGCTGAGCTGGTGCGTGACGACGTGGTGGGCATGGAGCTGGACGACGCAGTGAAGACCGTGACCGACGCCAGCGGTGGGGTGCACCGCGCCCGCGCGGTCATCCTGTCGATGGGCTCTGCCTATCGCGAGCTCGGGCTGGCGGACGAGAAGCGCCTCTCCGGCCACGGTCTGTCCTGGTGCGCCACCTGTGACGGGTCGTTCTTCCGGGAGCAGGACATCGCCGTGGTCGGCGGCGGCGACTCAGCGATGGAGGAGGCTACCTTCCTGACGCGCTTCGCACGCTCGGTCACTGTGCTCCACCGGCGCGACGAGCTGCGAGCGTCCAAGATCATGGTCGAACGTGCCGAGAACGACCCCAAGATCACCTTCGCCTGGAACACCGAGGTCACCGCCCTCCACGGTGACCCCAAGCTCACTGGCGTGACGTTGCGCGACACGGTGACCGGCCAGGAGCGTGAGGCAGAGTTCGGCGCGGTCTTCGTCGCCATCGGGCACGACCCGCGCAACGAGCTGATCCAGGGCCAGGTCCACCTGGATGACGCCGGTTATGTCCTGGTCGAGGGGCGCACCACCCAGACCAACCTGGCCGGCGTCTTTGCCTGTGGCGACCTGGTCGACCACAGCTATCGCCAGGCCGTCACGGCGGCCGGTTCCGGCTGCTCGGCAGCGCTAGACGCAGAACGCTTCCTCGCCACGCTCGAGGCCAACCAGGCCATCGCAGAGCTCGTGCACTGA
- the trxA gene encoding thioredoxin — MMATKHTTDTEFQADVLDQQTPVLVDFWAPWCGPCKMVAPILEELSEEYADKIQVVKLNTDENPQITGRYGITGIPTMNVYVDGEVVKTLVGAYPKQKLVRELEDFLS; from the coding sequence ATGATGGCCACCAAGCACACCACCGACACCGAGTTCCAGGCTGACGTCCTGGACCAGCAGACCCCCGTCCTCGTCGACTTCTGGGCGCCCTGGTGTGGGCCGTGCAAGATGGTCGCGCCCATCCTGGAGGAGCTCTCCGAGGAGTATGCCGACAAGATCCAGGTCGTCAAGCTCAACACCGACGAGAACCCGCAGATCACCGGCCGCTACGGCATCACCGGCATCCCCACCATGAACGTCTACGTGGATGGCGAGGTCGTCAAGACCCTGGTCGGCGCCTACCCCAAGCAGAAGCTGGTCCGCGA